Within Nitrospirota bacterium, the genomic segment GAAGGGTCGCTGTGATTTATTCCAAGCGATTTAGAATCATAAAGGACAAGGCCTTCTCGGTTGCGAGTCGTACCGACTTCCACAAGTTCTGAACGATGCCTTTCAATGCTTTCTCTGTCTAAGGCAACAATGAGGTTAACCTTTTCAGATGAAGAAAGCACAGGCCTGTCAGAAAATCGGAGCTGATAAAAATTATGGCCGCCTCTTATCCTCGATTCGTAGTCCTGATAGGCAAAAATATGAAAACCCCCGCGGAGAAACACTTTGCATAGGACATGGCCGATGGTCTGTAAGCCCTGCCCAGCCTCTCCGCCAATCTTTATAGAATAATCCATAGCACTCTTTAGCATATCGTGTTTTTACGGTCAAGGAGTTTAGGCAAAAAATATGAGGGGTGGGGAATGCGCACGCTATGCATTTTCAAGGATTATCAGCGCTGTTAGGGCAGAAAAGGGGACAGGCGACTTTTTTCGTTCACACATGTCCGCTGCTGCCATGATGCCGGTGATAACGCCTTACATGGCTCGTCATCACCCATTGCATCCACCGGCTCAGATCTTCCCCACGATCCGGCTTCACAACCATATGAAAATGATTAGGCATCAGACAATAACCAAAGAGCTTTACAGAATATCGCTCCTTTGACTCCTTTATCAGTTTCATAAATGCCTCATAATCCCTATCTTTATGAAAAACCTCTTGTCTCCCATTTCCACGATTAATGACATGGTAAACAATATTGTCTGCTAATCCTCTTTCTATCCTCGGCATAAGTCATTCAATTATCCATAAAAAGTAGCCTGTCACCTTTTCTGCCTTTTCTCCTTTCGCACTTGCCTGCCCTCGACTCCGATCGGGCGATGCGGAATCCGGTATTTCTAATAATGGTTTTCTGCCAATACATTAAAGTAGCCTGTTAGATGTTCTCTTCCATTGACTAAACTTACCCTTTTTGTTATTTTTAAACAAATCTCGAATAAAGGAGCATGCAATGCCGATACAGGCCGAAAAACAGAAAAAAATAATGAACATCTTAGATGACCTGCCGCCTGAAAAGCTTGACGAAGTAATAGACTTTGCCAAATATCTGAAAATAAAACAAGAACCATTACAAAAAGAAAAAAAGAAAGCACGCCATCTGACAATCCCAAC encodes:
- a CDS encoding transposase produces the protein MPRIERGLADNIVYHVINRGNGRQEVFHKDRDYEAFMKLIKESKERYSVKLFGYCLMPNHFHMVVKPDRGEDLSRWMQWVMTSHVRRYHRHHGSSGHV